Genomic segment of Populus nigra chromosome 6, ddPopNigr1.1, whole genome shotgun sequence:
AGAAATGGCAAATGCAGCCAAAGAGAAGGTTAGCGAAATGGCAAGTGCATCGAAAGAAACGATTGCTTCCACAACAGGTGCAACTAAAGAGAAGGCAAGTGAAGCCTCTGGAGCAGCAAAAGAAAAGGTCTATGAAGCAGAGGAAAAGGCAGCAGAGAAAGCAGAGCAGATAAAGGAGAAGACAGCTCGAAATGCCGAAGAAGCCAAAGAGAAGGCTAAAGAGGCCACAGGTATGGATAAAGAGAAGGCAGAAGAGGAAAAGGAGGCGGCTAAAAAAACGCAGAAGAGCGCAACAGAAGAAGACAAGAAAAGGGAAGCTGAGACAGGGGAGAATCTAAGCTGGGCCAAGGAGAAAGCTCAAGAGAATTATGAGACTGCGAAGCAAAAGGCTGCCGAAACTCTGGAGGCTACAAAGCAGGAGTCACAGTATATTAAGGAAAAAGTAGGTGGTAGTGGTAAAGAAAGGGATGGAGAGCTTTGAGATATATCTGTGCATTACATTTCAACCAAGTTTTATGGATCTCTCCAATCCCGTGTTGTTGTTTTGTGCTTTTAATTCAGATGTATGAGCTTTGTCTGTAAATAAGAAGAGATCCATCTTCCTTCGCTTCCCATCTCCTGTCAAGCAACACCTTCTAAACATGGGAGGAATGTACTTTCGAGCCCAACTCTGCAGCACTCTGCGGCTTTGGACTCCATTTTGATCAACAGGATTTATTTAAGTTAAGCCCACGTAACAAGAACAAGAGGACCCAAGGGACCTGATCTAGCTCTACCACTTGAGCTGAAGCATTGGATGAAAAGAGTTCGAAACACATAAAGAGGCAACGTTAAAACTACATTACACCAATTGCTGTCTTGATTTTATTGGAccgttaaattataaataaaacgcACTCGTCAGTCcgaacattttttttaacttacaaTTGCGtgaataaatagtttttttttttaaaaaaaaaaaaactagatttaaattttaagagtaatattaaaaaattattttttaaaatatacctatttttattgtgaaattaaataataataattttacgtGTTATTCACACAAGGGAGGATGATGAAGCagcagcaataataataataataataattaaaagatagaaaTCTTCAAGAGTCTCGTGAGTAATCTCCATCATTGTCAATCAAAGTGCTGCATTATCCTCATGATCTATGTCACCTCTAATAATAACtttgttaagaaaaagaaaattaaaaattaaaaataaaatggttagaCTAGTCACACCATGAGTACGTGTGTTTACGTATTTTAAAaggtttgaaaaatatcaaattgatatttttcttataatgatTTCAACTATTATGATTGccttatatcaaaaataaataaaaaattaatatattttttttaaaaaaaaccaacattcGTACCATACACACAAatcaaacccttttttttttttgttggtttggaCATACTGCTTGCATTAATTTACAAAGGTTGCATGAGCACCCAAGAACAGGGGCCAGAACCCAGATGTGGATCTCAATTTGTGGAGTCCCAAGTAAGAATGGGAGCTATAGTAGAAAACCATGTCACTTGTGAAAGTGGGATTCATATTTCCCCATCAATTAAAGCTGGAAAGTGGCTTGCTGGCCTGTGAATGTCCATGATTCTTGTCATTTTCCTTAACTTGGATGAGTACTAAGTAGGTATGGAAATTATTGTGTCCTCGATCGAGTTCGTGACTGTAATTTGTTCATCTGCTGCACGCAacagagagagatagagaaaggcAGCATATCAGCATAGCTTGCACACGTAAAAGAGAAGGCTTCTACTCCTCCTCCATGTTTCTAGTCTCTTGGATAATTTTGTTCTTAccaagtttttaatattttgaaggaTTCTGATTCTTATTATTCCTtgctccatatatatatatatatataacgtgCTAGCTTCGTCTCCATATATACCCTTGCTTAATTAGTTGGGCAGTGAAAAAGAAACGTAGGGAGATTGCATAGTCTCCTGCcactttccttgattttttatgcCAATAAATAAATGGATATATCTGAGCTCTCTTATCTTGGGGAAATTTGACTCCTACTCTCATCTCAGCAGGGAAGGGACGGGGAAAGCACTCATTAATCTTCTAGGCTACTTATCTCAAATTGCCCTGCTTGATTTTTGTCTCCTTTGCTTAATTTGGTCCCTAAAAGATTCAATACTTGTACGAAATCTAATCTTCACTCTTTATATCTATAACATTTATGTGTGCCTTAAAGAAATAGCAGAACTCTTGggtaatttgaagaaaaaaattgtttaaaattaataatttttatttttttagattattttgatatgctgatattaaaaataattttttaaaaataaaaaaaatattattttaatgtatttccagataaaaaaaacactttaaaaaacaactatgatCATTCTCAAATATTCCCTAAATCTTACAACTCCTTTATTTCttgcttaaagaaaaagaaaagaaaagaaaagatgaaatttatccataaaaaaataattattacttaaaattcatttttttaactatatctatttctttttaaagtaaaaccgagaaatatctaataaaatataGCTATTTACTTCCTTAAATATCACAAAATTAATTAGTCGACACTTTTCTTAGACGTGGCCCAAATTACGTGGAGTGTTGACTGTATTTCATAAAGGATaatgttattgtttatttacttttatatatatatatatatatatatatatatagaaaaagataaagagagaTATATGTGatagttttgagattttttataagaaagatATAGGAAAACGTGATCTTTTTGTATCcactgtttatttatttttatttttgttaatgacTGAACAATACTTTATatgaaattaagaatttattttaaattttaatcaatattatttagatATACGAGATTGAATTAACTAATATATCCTTAAAAtctttgaaaagtgaattttttttttttgtatatatgaatttgtttaaagatattttgaccaataaataaataataatatttatctacATGATCAtgctaatcacttttttttattgaaaatattgtTACAATATTAAGTTggaatataaaaacattattgtaTAATTGAGAAAGGATATTCTCTTTTCAATGCCACGTGTGATTCAAGGTATTCCATTTTTTGGAGTAGAAGCCATGTATGTATAGCCCGCCATGCCATGTCGTTGCTTGCCTTATATAAGCACATggtaattatcaattaattaactaaCAATAATGTTTAATTAGGTAAGGTAGGTGAGCAATTGGGAAATTAATTACAAATGGAAAGGGTCCCATAATATAATTGATACAATTACGAAAATGGGAAACGTCCACGTCAGATGTTGAATAGTCCACGAACTCGTTGTTATCATTAAAACTTTACATCTTTGGTTTTCCAATTACAATTAGTAATGTGtgttaaatcattattttaaaactcagCTCGGCATGGAGATTGACTTGTGACACAGACTTATATCAAGAtaggttttaataaaaaaaattaatttaatataattcaataaaaaatctagATTGATTCATAACATGATCAACTTGAAAAAAACTATGTCGAAAcatagattttatcatttttttagtttttttaaataatattatttttaattttttataaaataaaaaaaaaatcaaattaacctaaattaacCCAGGTTAATCCATTTGACCTATAACCCAGAACTCATCTTAAATCTaaatgttaaattat
This window contains:
- the LOC133696853 gene encoding late embryogenesis abundant protein D-29-like; the protein is MIMPSKNGTCRLSVLFVAGILVMMFAISCSCSGADHSSTTTEESQDFEVVTDGMKEARGKTEEKADEDGKEAKESTESWAEWAKEKISETIGRKQDDTMEAAKRASDTASDTAKKTKDRASEATQYGAERAGDMKDTATEKIKEMANAAKEKVSEMASASKETIASTTGATKEKASEASGAAKEKVYEAEEKAAEKAEQIKEKTARNAEEAKEKAKEATGMDKEKAEEEKEAAKKTQKSATEEDKKREAETGENLSWAKEKAQENYETAKQKAAETLEATKQESQYIKEKVGGSGKERDGEL